The Zingiber officinale cultivar Zhangliang chromosome 9A, Zo_v1.1, whole genome shotgun sequence genome window below encodes:
- the LOC122019266 gene encoding ras-related protein Rab-2A-like, whose translation MEETRKAKPNAGTSLSQVAISVSSHLSSRRHFPFPSSSIGQSMPSLRRHPPRSSLPQRHHLRPRPRRSPLEALRLFKWFQTSALDPDKFTLSNALSLSANLSALDQGRQIQAFVFKKNLPMDVAATNSLINLYFKCGSIADAEKVFDDRQSFLNTLKWIEEVRTERGSDVIIVLVGNKTDLVDKRQVSIEEGEGKAQELGVMFIKTSAKAGFNIKALFRKIAAALPGMETFLLHVA comes from the exons ATGGAGGAGACCAGAAAAGCGAAGCCCAACGCTGGCACTTCCCTTTCCCAAGTCGCCATCAGTGTAAGTTCCCACCTCTCGAGCCGCCGTCACTTCCCTTTCCCGAGCAGCTCAATCGGCCAAAGCATGCCCAGTCTCCGACGCCACCCACCGCGATCCTCGTTGCCTCAGCGCCATCATCTCCGGCCTCGCCCTCGACGGTCGCCGCTGGAAGCTCTTCGCCTCTTCAAATGGTTCCAGACCTCCGCCCTCGACCCCGACAAGTTCACCCTCTCCAATGCGCTCTCGCTCTCCGCCAATCTCAGCGCGCTGGACCAGGGAAGGCAGATCCAAGCTTTCGTCTTCAAGAAGAATCTACCCATGGACGTCGCCGCCACCAACTCACTCATCAATCTCTACTTCAAGTGCGGCAGCATCGCCGACGCGGAGAAGGTGTTCGACG ATCGTCAGTCTTTCTTAAATACTTTAAAATGGATTGAAGAGGTTCGAACGGAGAGGGGAAGTGATGTTATTATTGTCCTTGTTGGGAACAAAACTGACTTGGTCGACAAGAG GCAAGTCTCcatagaagaaggagaaggtaaAGCGCAAGAGCTCGGTGTCATGTTTATCAAAACAAGCGCAAAAGCTGGCTTCAATATAAAG GCTCTCTTTCGAAAGATTGCGGCTGCCTTGCCCGGGATGGAAACCTTTCTCCTCCAtgttgcttag